A window from Trichomycterus rosablanca isolate fTriRos1 chromosome 21, fTriRos1.hap1, whole genome shotgun sequence encodes these proteins:
- the chfr gene encoding E3 ubiquitin-protein ligase CHFR translates to MSSRSTHTEMDDQRRSQQPWGKLVRVGPSTESALSLLLVNPECTVGRRKGCDLSFPASKLISGDHCKITQDRTSGQVWLQDMSTNGTVINMSKLVKRQSHLLQNGDVIYFVYRKSEPEQNIAYMYQSINPKHTDSQETDENDDELGLRCSGLERIDTDVDPAPVEPVTLPSVPQQVQPRPGFEESQPSTSYNIAASGFGDLRSVDVQRNVDECEEPDRKRQKTDDVAARAPVKDGGGDGVKTDRMEESLTCIICQDLLYDCVSLQPCMHTFCAACYSGWMERSSLCPTCRCPVERIRKNHILNNLVEAYLLQHPEKCRSKEDLRSMDAQNKITQDMVQPKVDRYFSDEEGSSDYLLELSDNDSDTSDLSQPYLTCRQCPGYRKEFSHAPWICSSTQEAGPASADGPSTSSDSSAVPEEFRCPPHGNHLICTCCLQPMPDRRAEHVGTNPSPQHCLVCQRPFCHLYWGCQRTGCQGCLACFNDLNLGEKCLDGVLNSNHYESEILQNYLRSKGKTWREMLQEALLATQEGVYQLSDYRISGNSFLCYCCGLRFFKELAYIYREKIPAAELTAAVTSRPDCYWGRNCRTQIKAHHAMKFNHICEQTRFKN, encoded by the exons ATGAGCAGCAgatccacacacacagagatggaCGATCAGAGAAGATCTCAGCAGCCCTGGGGGAAACTGGTGAGGGTGGGACCCTCCACTGAATCAGCTCTGAGTCTCTTACTGGTGAACCCAGAGTGCACCGTGGGCCGGAGGAAAG GCTGTGATTTGTCGTTTCCTGCCAGTAAGCTGATATCAGGTGATCACTGTAAAATCACTCAGGATCGGACGTCAGGGCAGGTGTGGCTCCAGGACATGAG CACTAACGGTACCGTGATCAACATGTCCAAACTGGTGAAGAGACAAAGCCACCTTCTGCAGAACGGTGATGTCATCTACTTCGTCTACAGGAAGAGCGAACCTGAGCAAA ATATCGCCTACATGTATCAGTCCAtcaatcccaaacacaccgacTCACAGGAGACCGACG AGAACGACGACGAGCTGGGGCTGAGATGTTCCGGCCTGGAGAGAATCGACACAGACGTGGATCCGGCTCCGGTGGAACCCGTTACGCTCCCGTCCGTACCTCAGCAGGTTCAGCCTCGACCCGGGTTCGAAGAATCGCAGCCCTCTACCTCATACAACATCGCCGCTTCAG GTTTCGGTGACCTGAGGTCCGTGGATGTGCAGAGGAACGTGGATGAGTGTGAGGAACCAGACAGGAAGAGACAGAAGACCG ATGACGTAGCAGCTCGTGCACCGGTGAAGGACGGAGGAGGAGATGGAGTGAAGACGGACAGGATGGAGGAATCCCTCACCTGTATCATCTGTCAGGACCTGCTGTATGACTGTGTCAG tctgCAGCCCTGTATGCACACGTTCTGTGCAGCCTGTTATTCGGGGTGGATGGAGCGCTCCTCTCTGTGCCCCACGTGTCGCTGTCCTGTGGAGAGAATCCGAAAAAACCACATCCTCAACAACCTGGTGGAGGCGtacctgctccaacacccag agaAGTGTCGCAGTAAAGAGGACCTGCGCAGTATGGACGCTCAGAATAAGATCACTCAGGACATGGTGCAGCCCAAAGTGGACAGATATTTCTCTGATGAAGAGGGAAGCTCCGATTATCTGCTGGAACTTTCTGATAACGACAGCGACACCTCCGACCTCAG cCAGCCTTACCTGACCTGCAGGCAGTGTCCGGGTTACAGAAAGGAGTTTAGCCACGCCCCCTGGATCTGTAGCTCCACCCAGGAGGCGGGGCCAGCGTCTGCAGACGGTCCATCTACATCATCAGACAGCAgcgcag TCCCGGAGGAGTTCCGGTGCCCCCCGCACGGTAATCATCTGATCTGTACCTGCTGTCTGCAGCCAATGCCTGATCGCAGGGCGGAGCACGTGGGCACAAACCCCTCCCCCCAGCACT GTTTGGTGTGTCAGAGGCCGTTCTGCCACCTGTACTGGGGCTGCCAGCGGACTGGATGTCAAGGATGCTTGGCATGTTTTAACG atCTGAATCTGGGTGAGAAGTGTCTGGACGGCGTCCTTAATAGCAATCATTACGAGTCTGAAATCCTGCag AATTATTTGCGCTCTAAAGGAAAGACCTGGAGGGAGATGCTGCAGGAAGCTCTACTGGCCACACAGGAGGGAGTCTACCAGCTCTCag ATTACCGGATCAGTGGAAACTCATTCCTGTGTTACTGCTGTGGACTTCGGTTCTTTAAGGAACTTGCTTACATCTACAGAGAGAAGATTCCTGCTGCAGAActaacag CTGCTGTAACATCAAGACCGGATTGTTACTGGGGACGAAACTGCAGAACACAAATCAAAGCTCATCACGCCAT GAAATTTAACCACATCTGTGAGCAGACGCGCTTTAAGAACTGA
- the LOC134335279 gene encoding uncharacterized protein LOC134335279, giving the protein MGSVQTAEWVPRSEPSDWRCRGGPAGSARPRAWSVRTFHDFLLPFPQLHRKWCSWNLTSPFSKLVDSSVSSGSVMDGGDHRNLLSGSSLIFCSLPQSHSARRQRRFNPSRFNSSSAASKHVSDPEGAPYGPEENVQICTDHEDVTVPVFGVSEDDDREPLVSAEQGNGVSTVDDAQVSEYFTHTGSVRSTSGVVDESKLDVLKTTSNAIHLPSLSHVTAACELVGKDM; this is encoded by the exons ATGGGATCGGTGCAGACTGCTGAATGGGTGCCACGCAGCGAGCCCTCTGATTGGCGGTGCCGTGGTGGTCCTGCTGGATCGGCACGTCCTCGAGCGTGGAGCGTCCGGACCTTCCACGACTTCCTCCTGCCTTTTCCTCAGTTACACAGGAAGTGGTGCAGCTGGAACCTCACCAGCCCCTTTTCCAAACTGGTGGACAGTAGC GTCTCTTCAGGCTCGGTGATGGACGGCGGTGACCACCGAAACCTTTTGTCCGGTTCCTCACTGATCTTCTGCTCACTCCCTCAGTCTCACTCAGCTCGCCGTCAGCGCCGCTTCAATCCTTCACGATTTAACAGCTCGTCCGCCGCTTCCAAGCACGTGTCTGATCCGGAGGGGGCTCCGTACGGCCCGGAGGAAAACGTTCAAATCTGCACTGACCATGAAGACGTCACCGTCCCGGTGTTCGGGGTTTCTGAAGATGATGACCGAGAGCCTTTGGTTTCAGCTGAACAAGGAAACGGAGTCTCAACAGTAGATGATGCTCAAGTCTCGGAGTACTTTACTCACACTGGCTCCGTCCGCTCCACCTCGGGAGTTGTGGATGAATCGAAGTTGGACGTGCTGAAAACCACATCCAACGCGATTCACCTTCCTTCCCTGAGTCATGTGACTGCGGCGTGTGAGCTGGTGGGAAAGGACATGTAA